A DNA window from Pedomonas mirosovicensis contains the following coding sequences:
- a CDS encoding transposase domain-containing protein: MVPAQCRVLMTWHPGYSCRACEVVTQARLAEAAKLNSLDPRAYLTNTLTAFAKGHPSKHVDALLPWAVARSVSHSAVV, from the coding sequence GTGGTTCCGGCCCAGTGCCGGGTGCTGATGACCTGGCATCCCGGCTATTCCTGCCGCGCCTGCGAGGTGGTCACGCAAGCCAGGCTGGCCGAGGCCGCAAAGCTCAACAGCCTCGATCCGCGAGCCTACCTGACCAACACCCTGACGGCGTTCGCCAAGGGCCACCCGTCAAAGCACGTCGACGCCCTTCTGCCTTGGGCCGTTGCTCGCTCTGTCAGCCACAGCGCCGTGGTTTGA